The Pseudomonas orientalis genome contains a region encoding:
- the ccoM gene encoding cytochrome c oxidase subunit CcoM has translation MFIDNVVFAGVLTVSLMVLFFVGFGFFIWKDANKRKKP, from the coding sequence ATGTTTATCGATAATGTGGTATTTGCCGGAGTGCTGACCGTAAGCCTCATGGTGCTGTTTTTTGTTGGATTCGGATTTTTTATCTGGAAAGACGCAAACAAGCGTAAAAAACCTTAG
- a CDS encoding LysR substrate-binding domain-containing protein: MALHKDLPPLLALRAFEAVARHLSFIKAANELSVTQSALSHHVQKLEQHLGKPLFIRRTRAIDLTVDGQHYYNEIRPALDAIATATRHQKAVPGPSLLRVGLLASFATLWLAPRLAEFLNRYPHIQVELLPAIQLANVAGAEVDLAIRYGKGDWPDVHATRLMTETLSPVCSPAFKAVQSHDSPLLMATSHRPFEWTDWSQHYQVDLERHPRVMLHDYNIVVEASVAGQGIAMGRHRLIQRKLRDGSLVEAFDWPPYHSEIGYWLITPHSPPSEAAACFIQWLQETCADA; the protein is encoded by the coding sequence GTGGCACTGCACAAGGACCTTCCTCCGTTGCTGGCCCTGCGCGCCTTTGAGGCTGTGGCGCGGCACTTGAGCTTTATCAAGGCGGCAAATGAGTTGTCGGTAACCCAGAGCGCCCTGAGCCACCACGTGCAGAAACTTGAGCAACACTTGGGCAAACCGCTGTTTATCCGGCGCACACGTGCGATAGATCTGACGGTGGACGGCCAGCATTACTACAACGAAATCCGCCCGGCCCTGGATGCCATTGCAACCGCCACCCGCCACCAAAAAGCAGTACCCGGCCCCAGCCTGCTGCGCGTCGGCTTGCTGGCGTCCTTCGCCACGCTGTGGCTGGCGCCGCGTCTGGCCGAGTTTCTCAATCGCTACCCGCATATCCAGGTTGAATTGCTGCCCGCCATTCAATTGGCCAACGTCGCCGGTGCCGAGGTTGACCTGGCCATCCGTTACGGCAAGGGCGACTGGCCCGACGTGCACGCCACGCGACTGATGACCGAAACCCTGTCACCGGTATGCAGCCCGGCCTTCAAGGCCGTCCAATCCCACGATAGCCCGCTGTTGATGGCCACCTCACACCGCCCGTTCGAGTGGACGGATTGGTCGCAGCATTATCAGGTCGACCTTGAGCGCCACCCTCGCGTGATGCTGCATGACTACAACATCGTGGTCGAAGCCAGCGTGGCCGGCCAGGGAATCGCCATGGGCCGCCATCGCCTGATCCAGCGCAAGCTTCGCGACGGCAGCCTGGTGGAGGCGTTCGACTGGCCGCCTTACCACAGTGAGATCGGCTACTGGCTGATCACGCCTCACAGTCCGCCGAGTGAAGCGGCGGCATGTTTCATTCAGTGGCTGCAGGAAACCTGCGCCGACGCATGA
- the rapA gene encoding RNA polymerase-associated protein RapA — translation MAQQYQPGQRWISDSEAELGLGTVLAQDGRLLTVLYPATGDTRQYALRNAPLTRVRFSPGDSITHFEGWKMTVQEVDDVDGLLVYHGLNGQNEQVTLPETQLSNFIQFRLASDRLFAGQIDPLAWFSLRYHTLEHTSRQLQSSLWGLGGVRAQPIAHQLHIAREVADRIAPRVLLADEVGLGKTIEAGLVIHRQLLSGRASRVLILVPENLQHQWLVEMRRRFNLQVALFDEERFIESDATNPFEDTQLALVALEWLVDDEKAQDALFAAGWDLLVVDEAHHLVWHEDKASAEYSLVEQLAEVIPGVLLLTATPEQLGQDSHFARLRLLDPNRFHDLHAFRAESENYRPVAEAVQELLDKGRLSPAAHKTIQGFLGNEGEALLTAVNDGDTEASARLVRELLDRHGTGRVLFRNTRAAVQGFPERKLHAYPLPNPDEYMELPLGEHAELYPEVSFQAQPDIEEEHRWWRFDPRVEWLIDQLKMLKRTKVLVICAHAETAMDLEDALRVRSGIPATVFHEGMNILERDRAAAYFADEEFGAQVLICSEIGSEGRNFQFSHHLVLFDLPSHPDLLEQRIGRLDRIGQKHVIELHVPYLETSPQERLFQWYHEALNAFLNTCPTGNALQHQFGPRLLPLLENADDGEWQALIDEARAERERLEQELHTGRDRLLELNSGGAGEGDALVEDILEQDDQFALPIYMETLFDAFGIDSEDHSENALILKPSEKMLDASFPLGDDEGVTITYDRNQALSREDMQFITWEHPMVQGGMDLVLSGSMGNTAVALIKNKALKPGTVLLELLYVSEVVAPRSLQLGRYLPPAALRCLLDANGNDLSGRVSFVTLNDQLESVPRASANKFVQAQRDQLTPRINAGEEKIAPRHAERVAEAKRRLAADTDEELARLTALQAVNPTVRDSELVALRNQREQGLAMLDKAALRLEAIRVLVAG, via the coding sequence ATGGCGCAGCAGTATCAACCGGGGCAACGCTGGATTAGTGACAGCGAAGCAGAGCTGGGGTTAGGCACCGTTCTGGCACAGGACGGCCGCTTGTTGACCGTGCTCTATCCGGCCACTGGCGACACTCGCCAGTATGCGCTACGGAACGCGCCCCTCACCCGCGTGAGGTTTTCGCCGGGCGACAGCATCACCCATTTCGAAGGCTGGAAAATGACCGTACAGGAAGTCGACGACGTCGACGGCCTGCTGGTCTACCACGGCCTCAACGGGCAGAACGAGCAGGTCACCCTGCCGGAAACCCAACTGTCCAACTTCATCCAGTTCCGCCTTGCCAGCGACCGCCTGTTCGCCGGGCAGATCGACCCGCTGGCCTGGTTCTCGCTGCGCTACCACACCCTGGAACACACCAGCCGCCAACTGCAGTCCTCGCTGTGGGGCCTGGGCGGCGTGCGTGCGCAACCGATCGCGCACCAACTGCACATCGCCCGCGAAGTCGCTGACCGTATCGCGCCGCGGGTATTGCTGGCCGACGAAGTGGGCCTGGGCAAGACCATCGAAGCGGGCCTGGTGATCCATCGCCAGTTGCTCTCGGGCCGCGCCAGCCGCGTGTTGATCCTGGTCCCGGAAAACCTGCAGCACCAGTGGCTGGTGGAAATGCGCCGCCGCTTCAACCTGCAGGTTGCGCTGTTTGACGAAGAACGCTTTATCGAAAGCGATGCCACCAACCCGTTCGAAGACACGCAGCTGGCGCTGGTCGCCCTGGAATGGCTGGTGGACGACGAGAAGGCCCAGGACGCACTGTTCGCGGCCGGTTGGGACCTGCTGGTGGTCGACGAAGCCCACCATCTGGTGTGGCATGAAGACAAGGCCAGCGCCGAATATTCGCTGGTCGAACAACTCGCCGAAGTGATTCCCGGCGTGCTGCTGCTCACCGCCACCCCGGAACAACTCGGCCAGGACAGCCACTTCGCGCGCCTGCGCCTGCTCGATCCGAACCGTTTCCACGACCTGCACGCCTTCCGCGCCGAGAGCGAGAACTACCGCCCGGTGGCCGAAGCCGTTCAGGAGCTGCTCGACAAGGGCCGCTTGTCGCCTGCCGCGCACAAGACCATCCAGGGTTTCCTTGGTAACGAAGGCGAAGCCTTGCTGACCGCCGTCAACGATGGCGACACCGAAGCCAGCGCGCGCCTGGTGCGTGAGCTGCTCGACCGCCACGGCACCGGCCGCGTGCTGTTTCGCAACACCCGCGCCGCCGTGCAAGGCTTCCCGGAGCGCAAGCTGCACGCCTACCCGCTGCCGAACCCGGACGAATACATGGAGTTGCCGCTGGGCGAACACGCCGAGCTGTACCCCGAAGTCAGCTTCCAGGCGCAACCGGACATCGAGGAAGAGCACCGCTGGTGGCGCTTTGACCCGCGTGTCGAGTGGCTGATCGACCAGCTGAAAATGCTCAAGCGCACCAAGGTCCTGGTGATCTGCGCCCACGCCGAAACCGCCATGGACCTGGAAGACGCCCTGCGCGTACGTTCCGGCATCCCGGCCACGGTGTTCCACGAAGGCATGAACATCCTCGAACGCGACCGCGCCGCAGCGTACTTCGCCGATGAAGAGTTTGGCGCCCAGGTGCTGATCTGCTCGGAAATCGGCAGTGAAGGTCGCAACTTCCAGTTCTCCCACCACCTGGTGCTGTTCGACCTGCCGTCCCACCCCGACCTGCTGGAACAGCGCATCGGCCGTCTGGACCGGATCGGCCAGAAACACGTGATCGAATTGCACGTTCCGTACCTGGAAACCAGCCCTCAAGAGCGTCTGTTCCAGTGGTACCACGAAGCCCTGAACGCGTTCCTCAATACCTGCCCGACCGGCAACGCCCTGCAGCATCAGTTCGGCCCGCGCCTGCTGCCGCTGCTGGAAAACGCCGACGACGGCGAGTGGCAAGCGCTGATCGACGAGGCCCGTGCCGAGCGTGAGCGTCTGGAACAGGAACTGCACACCGGCCGCGACCGCTTGCTGGAACTCAACTCCGGCGGCGCCGGTGAAGGCGATGCGCTGGTCGAGGACATCCTCGAGCAGGACGACCAGTTCGCCCTGCCGATCTACATGGAAACCCTGTTCGACGCCTTCGGCATCGACAGCGAGGACCATTCGGAAAACGCGCTGATCCTCAAACCCAGCGAAAAGATGCTCGACGCCAGCTTCCCCCTGGGCGACGACGAAGGCGTGACCATCACCTACGATCGCAACCAGGCGCTGTCGCGTGAAGACATGCAGTTCATCACCTGGGAACACCCGATGGTGCAAGGCGGCATGGACCTGGTGCTGTCCGGTTCCATGGGCAACACCGCCGTGGCGCTGATCAAGAACAAGGCGCTCAAGCCGGGCACCGTCTTGCTGGAACTGCTGTATGTCAGCGAAGTGGTTGCCCCACGCTCGCTGCAACTGGGTCGCTACCTGCCACCGGCGGCGCTGCGCTGCCTGCTGGATGCCAACGGCAATGACCTGTCCGGCCGCGTGTCGTTCGTGACCTTGAACGACCAGTTGGAAAGCGTGCCGCGTGCCAGCGCCAACAAGTTCGTGCAGGCTCAGCGCGACCAATTGACGCCGCGCATCAACGCCGGCGAAGAGAAGATCGCCCCGCGTCACGCCGAGCGCGTGGCCGAGGCCAAGCGTCGCCTGGCGGCCGACACCGACGAAGAGCTGGCGCGTTTGACCGCCCTGCAAGCGGTCAACCCGACCGTACGCGACAGCGAGTTGGTGGCCCTGCGCAACCAGCGCGAGCAAGGCCTGGCCATGCTCGACAAGGCCGCGTTGCGACTGGAAGCGATTCGAGTGCTGGTGGCGGGTTGA
- a CDS encoding YkgJ family cysteine cluster protein: MSEASPCLNCGACCSHFRVSFFWGECASSGGTVPDDLVVQINPTRVAMIGTDQKPARCCSLEGEVGKGTRCSIYEQRSSPCREFDASWSQGVQNVDCDTARAAFGLAPLEERPFPISA; this comes from the coding sequence ATGTCCGAAGCCAGTCCGTGTCTGAATTGCGGTGCCTGCTGTTCACACTTTCGCGTGTCTTTCTTCTGGGGCGAATGCGCCTCATCGGGCGGTACGGTGCCCGACGACCTGGTGGTGCAGATCAACCCCACGCGCGTGGCAATGATCGGCACCGACCAGAAGCCCGCACGCTGCTGCAGCCTCGAGGGAGAGGTAGGTAAAGGCACGCGTTGTTCGATTTATGAACAGCGCTCAAGCCCCTGTCGCGAGTTCGACGCCTCGTGGAGCCAGGGCGTGCAAAACGTCGACTGCGATACCGCCCGCGCCGCCTTCGGCCTGGCGCCCCTCGAAGAACGACCTTTCCCCATCAGCGCTTAG
- a CDS encoding aspartate-semialdehyde dehydrogenase — MLPPMLPVSVVPVTSQLDPVRQKPDIPPVMPVQPGSNESTIDLKKGDAEQSTFLLREEQRRQQEQQKRQREAGDDPEQHLPIPGDLLNADNTVPVAPLIEDAPRQGLWVDIEV; from the coding sequence ATGTTGCCACCCATGCTGCCCGTCAGTGTCGTGCCGGTCACGTCGCAACTCGATCCGGTGCGCCAGAAGCCGGATATCCCGCCCGTCATGCCGGTTCAACCGGGCTCCAACGAGAGCACCATCGATTTGAAAAAGGGCGATGCGGAGCAATCGACCTTTCTGCTGCGCGAGGAACAACGCCGCCAGCAAGAGCAGCAAAAACGTCAGCGTGAAGCCGGCGACGACCCTGAGCAGCACCTGCCGATTCCCGGCGATCTGCTCAACGCCGACAACACCGTGCCGGTGGCGCCGCTGATTGAAGACGCGCCACGCCAGGGCTTATGGGTCGACATCGAGGTTTAG
- a CDS encoding RidA family protein produces MSDSIRQRVHALGLTLPTASQPAANYINHVVSGNQLFISGQIPLLDGTPAYVGRVGDTLDDQQGAQAAELAALGLLGQLSDALGDDLSRVVRIVRLGVFIACTADFQRQSAVANGASNLLVNALGDKGQHVRTAVGVSSLPAGVAVEVDAIVELQP; encoded by the coding sequence ATGAGCGACTCCATCCGTCAACGCGTTCACGCCCTTGGCCTGACACTGCCGACTGCCAGCCAACCGGCGGCCAACTACATCAACCATGTCGTCAGCGGCAACCAACTCTTCATTTCCGGGCAAATTCCCCTGCTCGATGGCACGCCCGCCTATGTGGGCCGCGTGGGCGACACGCTGGATGATCAACAAGGCGCGCAGGCAGCAGAACTCGCGGCACTGGGCCTGCTCGGGCAACTGAGCGATGCCCTGGGCGATGACCTGTCGCGCGTGGTGCGCATCGTGAGGCTGGGGGTATTCATCGCCTGCACCGCCGATTTCCAGCGCCAGAGCGCGGTCGCCAATGGCGCGTCGAACCTGTTGGTCAACGCCCTCGGTGATAAAGGCCAGCATGTGCGCACCGCCGTCGGCGTGAGCAGTTTGCCGGCGGGCGTGGCCGTGGAAGTCGACGCCATTGTCGAGTTGCAACCGTGA
- a CDS encoding spinster family MFS transporter, with amino-acid sequence MQNSTQAANAWRILFLLFLANLFNFFDRTIPAIIIEPIRMEWHLSDFQLGIIGTSFTIVYAIAGLPLGRLADTGSRSKLMGWGLFAWSGLTAINGLVGSFWSFLLVRMGIGIGEASYAPAANSLIGDLFPAHRRARAMGIFMLGLPLGLLLAFFTIGAMVKAFDSWRAPFFIAAVPGLILAVFMFYIKEPKRGAAESVQVSQERVDRPIRRVLAVPTFLWLVLAGLCFNFATYACNSFLVPMLQRYFLMPLQEAAVATGVIVGLTGLVGLTLGGWIADKIHQRVANGRLLFAACSLIISTATTAWALHAGRIEIGVFVLLFSVGWLFAYNFYTCVYTAIQDVVEPRLRATAMALFFAGLYLLGGGMGPIVVGGLSDHFAHAAMYAAGAEQMTEAYKAVGLHDAMYLIPVALFLTMLFLFQASRSFVRDARRMKEGLSAVEVPAAAATA; translated from the coding sequence ATGCAGAACTCGACCCAAGCGGCGAATGCCTGGCGCATTCTGTTCCTGCTGTTTCTCGCCAACCTGTTCAACTTCTTCGACCGCACCATTCCCGCGATCATCATCGAGCCGATCCGCATGGAATGGCATCTGAGCGACTTTCAGCTCGGCATCATCGGTACCTCTTTCACCATCGTCTATGCCATCGCCGGGCTACCGCTGGGGCGCCTGGCCGATACGGGTTCGCGCAGCAAACTGATGGGCTGGGGCCTGTTTGCCTGGAGCGGGCTGACGGCGATCAATGGCCTGGTTGGCAGTTTCTGGAGCTTCCTGCTGGTGCGCATGGGCATCGGTATCGGGGAAGCCAGCTATGCCCCCGCCGCCAATTCATTGATCGGCGATCTGTTCCCCGCCCATCGCCGGGCGCGCGCCATGGGGATCTTCATGCTCGGCCTGCCGTTGGGCTTGTTGCTGGCATTCTTCACCATCGGCGCGATGGTCAAGGCGTTCGACAGCTGGCGTGCGCCGTTCTTTATTGCCGCGGTGCCGGGGCTGATCCTCGCGGTGTTCATGTTCTACATCAAGGAGCCCAAACGCGGCGCGGCGGAATCGGTGCAAGTGTCCCAGGAACGCGTCGACCGTCCGATCCGCCGTGTGCTGGCGGTGCCGACTTTCCTGTGGCTGGTGCTGGCCGGGTTGTGCTTCAACTTTGCCACCTACGCGTGCAACTCATTCCTGGTGCCGATGCTGCAACGCTACTTCCTGATGCCTTTGCAGGAGGCCGCGGTGGCCACCGGTGTGATCGTCGGCCTGACCGGTCTGGTGGGCCTGACCCTGGGTGGCTGGATTGCCGACAAGATCCACCAGCGGGTCGCCAATGGCCGGCTGCTGTTCGCCGCGTGCAGCCTGATCATCTCCACGGCTACCACCGCCTGGGCCTTGCATGCCGGGCGTATCGAGATCGGCGTGTTCGTCTTGCTGTTCAGCGTGGGTTGGTTGTTTGCGTACAACTTCTATACCTGCGTCTACACGGCGATCCAGGACGTGGTTGAACCGCGGCTGCGAGCCACGGCGATGGCGTTGTTCTTTGCCGGTTTGTATCTACTGGGTGGGGGGATGGGGCCGATTGTGGTGGGCGGACTGTCTGATCATTTTGCGCATGCGGCAATGTACGCGGCGGGGGCCGAGCAGATGACCGAGGCTTATAAGGCGGTGGGGTTGCATGACGCCATGTACTTGATCCCGGTGGCGTTGTTTCTGACTATGCTGTTTTTGTTTCAGGCTTCGCGCAGTTTTGTGCGTGATGCCAGGCGGATGAAGGAGGGGTTGAGTGCGGTGGAGGTGCCGGCTGCGGCGGCGACAGCTTGA
- a CDS encoding aminotransferase class V-fold PLP-dependent enzyme, whose protein sequence is MTPLAIQQLRAATPGCQAGTVHFNHAGASLPSQATLDAIVAQLQREAQDGPMEAGEHGAVLVEQARHAAAQLLNAPASSIAFASSGSTAWNLAFQALGPWQPGDRILVGRHEWGGNLASMAIAVQAGARIDVIPCDAAGAVCPVALEAMIDADVKLINLTWLPANGGLINPAQAIGEVARRHAIPYFIDAGQALGQVPVDVQALHCDVLKCAGRKHLRGPRGTALLYVRPAFLQRLNPAQRDVLSAPWAAAGFDVRNDARRFETSEASFALLAGLGNALQEINQLGIEAVWESVSRTSARIREGLRQIPGISLHDMGTLQSGLIAFNLSGWDAFELKQRLGLQRINIGANGVAYTPLDMQARGLDSIARISVSPLNDDRDCALLLEALRALRD, encoded by the coding sequence GTGACCCCGCTGGCCATCCAACAACTGCGAGCAGCCACGCCCGGCTGCCAGGCCGGCACCGTGCACTTCAATCATGCCGGTGCTTCTCTGCCCAGCCAGGCCACCCTCGACGCCATCGTCGCGCAACTGCAACGCGAAGCCCAGGACGGTCCGATGGAGGCTGGCGAACATGGCGCCGTGCTGGTGGAGCAGGCCCGTCACGCCGCCGCGCAATTGCTCAATGCGCCCGCGTCCTCGATTGCCTTCGCCAGCAGCGGCTCGACGGCCTGGAACCTGGCGTTCCAGGCCCTGGGCCCATGGCAGCCAGGTGACCGCATCCTGGTCGGCCGGCATGAATGGGGCGGTAACCTGGCGAGCATGGCAATAGCCGTGCAAGCAGGTGCCCGAATCGACGTCATCCCCTGCGACGCGGCCGGCGCAGTGTGCCCGGTGGCGCTGGAGGCGATGATCGACGCCGACGTGAAGTTGATCAACCTCACTTGGCTGCCGGCCAACGGTGGCCTGATCAACCCTGCCCAGGCCATCGGCGAAGTGGCGCGGCGTCACGCCATCCCCTACTTTATCGACGCTGGCCAGGCGCTCGGCCAGGTGCCTGTGGATGTGCAGGCGCTGCACTGCGATGTGCTCAAGTGCGCCGGCCGCAAGCACCTGCGCGGGCCACGGGGCACGGCACTGTTGTATGTAAGACCGGCGTTTTTGCAGCGCCTGAATCCCGCCCAGCGCGATGTACTTTCAGCCCCCTGGGCCGCTGCAGGTTTCGATGTGCGCAACGACGCGCGGCGCTTCGAGACCAGCGAAGCGTCCTTTGCCTTGCTGGCCGGACTCGGCAATGCCTTGCAGGAGATCAACCAACTGGGGATAGAAGCGGTATGGGAAAGCGTCTCGCGCACCAGCGCGCGAATCCGCGAAGGGCTGCGCCAGATCCCGGGGATTTCCTTGCATGACATGGGCACGCTGCAGTCCGGACTGATCGCCTTCAACCTGAGCGGTTGGGACGCCTTCGAACTCAAGCAGCGCCTGGGCTTGCAGCGCATCAACATCGGCGCCAACGGTGTGGCCTACACACCACTGGACATGCAAGCGCGCGGGTTGGACAGCATTGCGCGAATCTCCGTCAGCCCACTCAACGACGACCGGGACTGCGCGTTACTGCTGGAGGCCTTGCGAGCACTGCGCGACTAA
- a CDS encoding putative bifunctional diguanylate cyclase/phosphodiesterase: protein MEWLGLHFFTDLPDNGHLLLNCSHNPFLVLLAYLVACAAGFGTLDMAERVGHAEDPKARRNWRWLGAGCLAGGIWSTHFISMLAFQAPIAIHYELIMTFASLVIALIASLFAMQTLSHARLRFHQYLLASVWMGVGIALMHYVGMSAMRSQAQVYFDSELFMASVAIAIGASLAALLLSSYLRNGAGVFHQLLKYAASLLLGAGILSMHFTGMAAMQMLVPNGVNMELPVDNNPMQLGLSVAVITLLVIGSSISAALADKKLQHKERDLRRVNALLSELDQARASLQQVAHYDALTSLLNRRGFNQIFAEKVAEKTASNGMLAVIFLDIDHFKRINDSLGHDAGDQLLTVLASHIKSSVRSHADVVARFGGDEFCILINIHHRDEARHMAQRIMQKMKEPIELAGRRMVMTTSIGISLFPDDGQTCEELLKTADLALYQSKDAGRNSLHFFSSNLKTRAFLELQLEEELRAALRTRNELVLFYQPIFDMKLGKVTRLEALVRWQHPQHGLLAPDRFIGIAESNGLIAELDHWVLRQACHDLSLLSDRGYTELTMSVNCSALNLARDELADEIEAALRFASIAANRLELEVTENALMGNISSTLALLRQIRALGVSLAIDDFGTGYSSLAYLKRLPLTTLKIDRSFIQDIPKSTADSEIVQAIIGMAHTLHLQVVTEGVETQAQFELLLKHGCDYIQGYLFSPAVPFNNIIGVMEGIGLRNPLSSFCVDGSREFPSTKAPTLGRIKPAPIVRPIR from the coding sequence ATGGAATGGCTGGGGCTGCATTTTTTCACCGACCTTCCAGACAACGGGCACTTATTACTCAATTGCAGTCATAACCCCTTTCTGGTGCTACTGGCGTACCTGGTCGCCTGCGCGGCGGGCTTCGGCACGCTGGATATGGCCGAACGCGTGGGCCACGCGGAAGACCCCAAAGCCCGCCGCAACTGGCGTTGGTTGGGCGCAGGCTGCCTGGCGGGTGGAATCTGGTCGACCCACTTCATCAGCATGCTGGCCTTCCAGGCGCCCATTGCCATTCATTACGAACTGATCATGACCTTCGCCTCGCTGGTCATCGCGCTGATCGCTTCGCTGTTCGCCATGCAAACCCTCAGTCATGCACGCCTGCGATTTCACCAGTACCTGCTGGCCTCGGTGTGGATGGGTGTGGGTATCGCGCTGATGCACTACGTCGGCATGTCGGCCATGCGCTCCCAGGCCCAGGTGTACTTCGACTCCGAGCTGTTCATGGCATCGGTGGCAATTGCAATCGGCGCGAGCCTGGCGGCATTATTGCTGTCGAGCTACCTGCGCAACGGTGCCGGCGTATTTCATCAATTGCTCAAATACGCCGCCAGCCTATTGCTCGGCGCGGGCATTCTGAGCATGCACTTCACCGGCATGGCAGCCATGCAAATGCTGGTACCCAACGGCGTGAACATGGAATTGCCGGTGGATAACAACCCCATGCAGTTGGGCCTGTCGGTGGCGGTGATTACCTTACTGGTCATCGGCAGCAGCATCAGCGCCGCCCTGGCGGACAAAAAACTGCAGCACAAGGAACGCGATCTGCGCCGGGTCAACGCGCTGCTCAGCGAACTGGACCAGGCCCGCGCCTCGTTGCAGCAGGTCGCCCATTACGACGCGCTGACCAGCTTGCTCAACCGGCGGGGCTTCAATCAGATCTTTGCGGAAAAGGTTGCTGAAAAAACTGCATCCAACGGCATGCTGGCGGTGATCTTTCTCGACATCGACCATTTCAAACGCATCAACGACAGCCTTGGGCATGACGCCGGCGACCAATTGCTCACCGTACTGGCCAGCCATATCAAGAGCTCGGTGCGCAGCCATGCCGACGTGGTCGCGCGTTTTGGCGGCGATGAGTTCTGCATTTTGATCAATATCCATCATCGCGACGAAGCGCGGCACATGGCCCAGCGCATCATGCAAAAAATGAAAGAACCCATCGAGTTGGCAGGCCGGCGCATGGTCATGACCACCAGCATCGGAATCAGCCTGTTTCCCGACGACGGCCAGACCTGTGAAGAACTGCTCAAAACCGCCGACCTGGCGCTTTACCAGTCCAAGGACGCCGGGCGCAACAGCCTGCACTTCTTCAGTTCCAACCTCAAAACCCGCGCCTTCCTGGAGCTGCAACTGGAAGAAGAACTGCGCGCCGCCCTGCGCACGCGTAACGAGCTGGTGCTGTTCTATCAGCCGATCTTCGACATGAAGCTCGGCAAGGTCACGCGCCTGGAGGCCCTGGTGCGCTGGCAGCATCCGCAACACGGCCTGCTGGCGCCGGACCGGTTTATCGGGATTGCCGAGAGCAACGGGCTGATTGCCGAACTGGACCACTGGGTATTGCGCCAGGCCTGTCACGATCTGAGCCTGCTGTCTGATCGCGGCTATACCGAACTGACCATGTCCGTGAACTGCTCGGCCCTGAACCTGGCCCGTGATGAACTGGCTGACGAAATCGAAGCCGCCCTGCGCTTTGCCAGCATTGCCGCCAATCGCCTGGAGCTGGAAGTCACCGAAAACGCGTTGATGGGCAATATCAGCAGCACTCTGGCCTTGTTGCGGCAGATCCGTGCGCTGGGTGTCTCCCTGGCCATCGATGACTTCGGCACTGGCTATTCATCGCTGGCCTATCTCAAGCGGCTGCCGCTCACCACCTTGAAGATCGACCGCTCGTTTATCCAGGACATTCCCAAATCCACCGCAGACAGTGAAATCGTGCAGGCGATTATCGGCATGGCTCATACCCTGCACTTGCAGGTGGTCACAGAAGGCGTGGAAACCCAGGCGCAATTCGAGCTGTTGCTCAAACACGGCTGCGACTATATCCAGGGCTACCTGTTCAGCCCGGCGGTGCCCTTCAACAACATCATCGGTGTGATGGAGGGGATTGGGCTACGCAACCCGCTCTCCTCCTTCTGCGTAGACGGCAGCAGGGAATTCCCATCGACAAAAGCCCCCACCCTGGGACGTATCAAACCCGCCCCTATCGTTCGTCCCATCCGCTGA